The sequence CTACGGCTTCCTCTCCGACTGCGAGACGAACGCCCTGGTAGCGCCGTCGGGCGCGATCGAGTGGCTCTGCCTGCCTCGCCACGACGGCCCGAGCGTGTTCGGCGCGGTGCTGGACCGTGACGCCGGCACGTTCCGGCTCGGCCCGGCGGACACGATGGTCCCGGCCGCCCGGCGCTACCTGCCGGGGACGATGATCCTCGAGACCACGTGGGGCACCGACCGCGGCTGGCTGATCGTCCGCGACGTCCTGCTCGTCGGCCCGTGGCACGACAAGGACGAGCGCTCCACGACGCACCGCCGCGCGCCCACCGACCACGACGCCGATCACGTGCTGCTGCGCACCATGCGCTGCGTGAACGGCTCGGTCGAGGTGCAGCTCGAGTGCGACCCGATCTTCGACTACGGCCGCCGCTACGCGCAGTGGGAGTACGTCGGCGAGGGCTACCACGAGGCGGTCGCGTCGGCCGAGGGCTGGGGCACGAAGCTGCGGCTGACGACCGACCTGCGCGTCGGCTTCGAGGGATCGCGCGTGCGTGCCGTCAGCACGCTGAAGGCGGGGGAGACCGCGTTCGTGTCGCTCGCGTTCTCGGACCATCCCGGCCCGAAGACCTACGACGAAGCGTACGAGCGGCTGGTCAAGACCGCCGACTACTGGCACCAGTGGCTCGCCCACGGCACGTTCCCGGACCATCCGTGGCGCCAGTACCTGCAGCGCTCCGCGCTCACGCTCAAGGGCCTGAGCTACTCGCCGACGGGCGCGATGATCGCCGCGGCCACCACGTCGCTGCCGGAGACGCCGGGCGGCGAGCGCAACTGGGACTACCGCTACAGCTGGGTGCGCGACAGCACCTTCATGCTCTGGGGCCTGCACTCGCTCGGCTTCGAGTGGGAGGCCAACGACTACTTCTACTTCATGCAGGACGCCGCCCAGGCGGACGACCTGCAGGTCATGTACGGCATCCAGGGCGAGCGCGAGCTGATCGAGGAGACGCTCGACCACCTCAGCGGCTACGACAACGCCCGCCCGGTCCGCATCGGCAACGGCGCCTACAACCAGCGCCAGCACGACGTGTGGGGCACGATGCTGGACTCGATCTTCCTCCACGCCAAGTCGCGCGACCACCTGCCCGAGCGCCGCTGGCCGTTGATCAAGCGCCTCGTCGAGGCCGCGATCGAGAACTGGCAGAAGCCCGACAAGGGCATCTGGGAGGTCCGCGGCGGCGACCAGCACTTCACCTCGTCGAAGGTCATGTGCTGGGTCGCGTGTGACCGCGGCTCGCGGCTCGCCACGCTGCGCGAGAACCACGAGCAGGCCGCGATCTGGCGTGAGAAGGCCGACGAGATCAAGGCCGACATCCTCGACAAGGGCTGCCGGGACGGCATCTTCACGCAGCACTACGACACCGACGCGCTGGATGCGTCGGCGCTGCTGATCCCGCTCGTCCGCTTCCTGCCGCCCGACGACGAGCGCGTCCGCAAGACCGTGATGGCGATCGCCGACAACCTCACGATCGACGGGCTCGTGCTCCGCTACAAGGTCGAGGAGACCGACGACGGCCTCCAGGGCGAGGAGGGCACGTTCACGATCTGCTCGTTCTGGCTCGTGAGCGCCCTGAGCGAGATCGGCGAGCACCACCTCGCCCGCGACCTGTGCCAGAAGCTGCTCGGCTACGCGTCCCCGCTGCACCTGTACGCGGAGGAGATCGACCCGCGCAGCGGCCGCCACCTCGGCAACTTCCCGCAGGCCTTCACGCACCTGGCGCTGATCAACGCCGTCATGCACGTGATCCGCGCCGACGAGAAGCTCGCCGCGGGCATGCAGCCGCTGTCCGCGCACGACGAGCCGCTGCCGCTGGAGCCCGACCCGGTGGTCGTCGCGCCCGCGGCCAAGAAGAAGAAGCCCTAGCCGCTTCGCCCGGAGGGCGATGCCTCGCTAGCCGACGCGCGCGCCGGCCGCCTCCAGCTCACGCCGGAGCGCGGCCGCCGCGTCCGGGCTCAGCCCCGACACGACCAGGGTGGGCGCGGCCTCGACGAGCTCCTTGGCCTCGCGCAGGCCGAGCCCGCTCGCCTCGCGCACGACCTTGATCACCTTGATCTTGTTGCGCCCGGCGTCGGCGAGAAAGACGCTGCCGCCGACCGGAGGTGTCTCCGGCTCAGGCTGAGGCGCTCCCGCCGGGTGATATTGCACGACCGCGCCGGCGCGCTCGAGGTCTGGGCCCAGCGCGGCGTCGAGCACCACCGGCGTGCGTTCGACGAGCTCCTTCGCCTCGCGCAGGCCGAGCCCGGTCGCCTCGCGCACGATCTTGATCACGACGATCTTGTTGCGCCCGGCGTCGACGAGCACGAGATCGCCCGTCCGCGGCGCGGACACGGGCACGGCGGGCAGGCCGTTGTCGGCCACGTCATCGTCGTCGCGGCCGAGCAGGCGCCGGAGGAAGCTCATGGCGCGATCCTAGGGGGCCACGCGCGCGCCCGCCGCCTCGAGCCGCTCCCGCAGCGCGGCCGCCGCGTCGGGCTTGAGCCCTGACGCGACGACGCCCGGCGCCGTCTCGACGAGGTGCTTCGCCTCGCGCAGCGTGAGGCCGGTGCCCGCCGCGATCGCCTTCGTCACGCGCAGCCGGTCCGCGCCGGGATCGAGCAGGGTGACCGACGCGTCGCCGGTCGGCGTCGAGATCGGCACCACCGGGCCCGGCGGCGGCTCACGGTCCTCGACGACGGCGCCGACGCGCTCGAGCTCCTCGCGCAGCACCGGGGCGAGGGCAGGGTGGAGGCCGAGCGCGGCCGGGAGCGCCTCGACGAGCTCCGCGGCCCGCCGCGGGCCGACGTCCATCACCATGGCGATCGCGGCGACGGCCTCATCCGGCCGTGGCCCGAGGTCCACCAGTGTCAGCACGGCCGCGATTCTAGGTCCCTTAAACGCAAAAGGCGCCGGATGAACCGGCGCCTCAGCAGCGAGTGATCGCTCGAAGGGGTTACTCGGCGGGCGTGCCGCGACGCAGCCGCTCAGCCCGCGCCTTCTTGCGCGCGCCGGTGTTGGCGTGCAGCGCACCGCGCTTGACGGCCTTGTCGATCAGCGAGATGAGCTTGCGGTGCTCGGTGCCCACCGTCTCGTCGTTGCCGTCGGTCACGGCGGTCTCGAGGCGCCGGAAGTACGTCTTGATCTGCGACGTATATTGGCGGTTCTCGACGCGCTCGCGCTCGGAGCGGTTGTTCCGCTTGATCTGTGACTTGATGTTGGCCATGGTGAAAAGGCCGCGGATGGTCCGCAGCGGCGGCGTACTATAGCGCGCCGGTTTGGCTTCTCAGCCCACCTCACCTGCTCGCCGGACGGCGATCAACACGCTGATCTTCTCGGTCGCGACCGGTCTCTCCCGGGTCGCGGGCCTGATCCGCGAAGTCGTCGCGGCAGCGTACTTCGGGACCGGCGGCGCCGCTTCGGCCTTCACGCTCGCGTTCCAGATCCCGAACCTGATCCGCGCGCTCGTCGCCGACGCGGCGCTCTCGAGCGCGTTCGTGCCGGTCTTCTCCGAGCTGCTCGAGCAGAAGAAGCGCAAGGAGGCGATCGAGCTCGCGGGCGCGCTCGCCGGGCTGATGCTCGTGGCGTTGACGGTCATCTCGCTGATCTTCATCCTGATCGCGCCCTGGCTGATCCCGCTGTTCACGGGGGACGAGTTCACGCCGGCGTTGGACACGCTGGCGATCGGGCTGAGCCAGGTGCTGTTCCCGATCGTGGTGCTGCTCGGGCTGACGGGGCTCGTCACCGGCATCCTCAACGTCCACGACCACTTCACGATCCCCGCGATCGCGCCGCTGGTCTGGAACCTCGTGATCATCGTCGGGATGGTCGGGCTGGCGCCGCTGTTCGAGGGCGACAACCGGCTCTACGCCTACGCGGTCGGCGTCGTCGCGGGCACGCTCGTGCAGCTGCTGATGATGCTGCCGACGCTGCGGCGGATGGGCTTCCCGATCGGCCACATCCGGCTGCCGCGGCGCGGCGACGAGCGCGTCAAGCGCGTGCTGCTGCTGATGCTGCCGGTCTCGATCGGACTCGGCCTGATCAACATCAACCTGCTGCTGAACACCGTCATCGGCTCCAGCGTCTCCGACCAGGTGCCGCGCGCGATCGACGCCGCGTTCCGCATCTACATGCTCCCCCAGGGGATGTTCTCCGTCGCGGTCGCGACCGTGCTGTTCCCGCAGCTCGCCCGGCTGGCCGCGCGCAACGACTACGCGGGGCTGCGGGCGACGGTCGGCACCGGCCTGCGCCAGATCGGCCTGCTGCTGATCCCCGCCGGCGCGGCGATGGCGGTGCTGGCCGAGCCGATCGTCCAGCTCGTCTTCCAGCGCGGCGAGTGGGACGCGGAGTCCACGCGCCTCACCGCGGACGCGCTGTTCTGGTTCGCCTTCAGCCTCCCGTTCAGCGGCTTCGTGCTGATGCTCACCCGCGGGTTCTTCTCCATCCAGCAGCCGACGACGCCGACCAAGCTCGCGGTCGGCTCGCTCGTGATCAACGCGGTCGGCTCCTACCTGCTGGCCAAGCCGTTCGGGATCGCCGGCATCGTGCTCGGCACGATCGCCTCCAACGTGGCGCTCGTGCTCGCCGAGGCGGTGCTGCTGCGGCGGGCGCTCGGCGGGTTCCAGACGCGCGAGACGCTGACGGCGATGGCGAAGATGGTGCTCGCGGGCGGCGTGCTGGCGGGGGTCGCCTACGCCGTCTGGGCCGGGCTCGACGCCCTCCTCGGCCAGTCGCTGATCGCCCAGGCGATCGCCGTCTTCACGGCGCTGGGAGCCGGCT comes from Solirubrobacter pauli and encodes:
- a CDS encoding glycoside hydrolase family 15 protein, with the protein product MSLDNANPPLSSTFPPIADYGFLSDCETNALVAPSGAIEWLCLPRHDGPSVFGAVLDRDAGTFRLGPADTMVPAARRYLPGTMILETTWGTDRGWLIVRDVLLVGPWHDKDERSTTHRRAPTDHDADHVLLRTMRCVNGSVEVQLECDPIFDYGRRYAQWEYVGEGYHEAVASAEGWGTKLRLTTDLRVGFEGSRVRAVSTLKAGETAFVSLAFSDHPGPKTYDEAYERLVKTADYWHQWLAHGTFPDHPWRQYLQRSALTLKGLSYSPTGAMIAAATTSLPETPGGERNWDYRYSWVRDSTFMLWGLHSLGFEWEANDYFYFMQDAAQADDLQVMYGIQGERELIEETLDHLSGYDNARPVRIGNGAYNQRQHDVWGTMLDSIFLHAKSRDHLPERRWPLIKRLVEAAIENWQKPDKGIWEVRGGDQHFTSSKVMCWVACDRGSRLATLRENHEQAAIWREKADEIKADILDKGCRDGIFTQHYDTDALDASALLIPLVRFLPPDDERVRKTVMAIADNLTIDGLVLRYKVEETDDGLQGEEGTFTICSFWLVSALSEIGEHHLARDLCQKLLGYASPLHLYAEEIDPRSGRHLGNFPQAFTHLALINAVMHVIRADEKLAAGMQPLSAHDEPLPLEPDPVVVAPAAKKKKP
- a CDS encoding ribosomal protein L7/L12; this encodes MSFLRRLLGRDDDDVADNGLPAVPVSAPRTGDLVLVDAGRNKIVVIKIVREATGLGLREAKELVERTPVVLDAALGPDLERAGAVVQYHPAGAPQPEPETPPVGGSVFLADAGRNKIKVIKVVREASGLGLREAKELVEAAPTLVVSGLSPDAAAALRRELEAAGARVG
- a CDS encoding ribosomal protein L7/L12, with translation MLTLVDLGPRPDEAVAAIAMVMDVGPRRAAELVEALPAALGLHPALAPVLREELERVGAVVEDREPPPGPVVPISTPTGDASVTLLDPGADRLRVTKAIAAGTGLTLREAKHLVETAPGVVASGLKPDAAAALRERLEAAGARVAP
- the rpsT gene encoding 30S ribosomal protein S20 translates to MANIKSQIKRNNRSERERVENRQYTSQIKTYFRRLETAVTDGNDETVGTEHRKLISLIDKAVKRGALHANTGARKKARAERLRRGTPAE
- the murJ gene encoding murein biosynthesis integral membrane protein MurJ, with protein sequence MASQPTSPARRTAINTLIFSVATGLSRVAGLIREVVAAAYFGTGGAASAFTLAFQIPNLIRALVADAALSSAFVPVFSELLEQKKRKEAIELAGALAGLMLVALTVISLIFILIAPWLIPLFTGDEFTPALDTLAIGLSQVLFPIVVLLGLTGLVTGILNVHDHFTIPAIAPLVWNLVIIVGMVGLAPLFEGDNRLYAYAVGVVAGTLVQLLMMLPTLRRMGFPIGHIRLPRRGDERVKRVLLLMLPVSIGLGLININLLLNTVIGSSVSDQVPRAIDAAFRIYMLPQGMFSVAVATVLFPQLARLAARNDYAGLRATVGTGLRQIGLLLIPAGAAMAVLAEPIVQLVFQRGEWDAESTRLTADALFWFAFSLPFSGFVLMLTRGFFSIQQPTTPTKLAVGSLVINAVGSYLLAKPFGIAGIVLGTIASNVALVLAEAVLLRRALGGFQTRETLTAMAKMVLAGGVLAGVAYAVWAGLDALLGQSLIAQAIAVFTALGAGSVAYAAVVLALRIPEARQILDLFARRLRRRS